The proteins below are encoded in one region of Micromonospora pisi:
- a CDS encoding cellulose binding domain-containing protein: MPRHRAIFGPLAVAALLAVTAGVTSHSGSLGGGATAADLGVAAASAGCGKAPTLANGTHTIQSSGKNRSFILRIPGNYDNSRQYRLIFAFHWRGGTANEIESGGTSGAAWSYYGQLEQSNNSAILVAPQGLNGGWANSGGEDVTFVDDMIRRIENDLCVDTTQRFALGFSYGGGMSYSLACSRANVFRAVAVIAGAQLSGCSGGNQPIAYFGIHGISDTVLNISQGRSLRDTFVRNNGCTSQSPREPASGSRTHITTAYSGCRAGYPVQWAAFDNGHMPGPVDGTYTESGVTTWTKGEIWRFFSQFQSTPPNPTTSPPNPTTPPPNPTTPPPGPGGCTASLSLNSWTGGFVATVRVTAGTAGTNGWTVNTTLPSGAAVTNTWSASASGNTGTVQFTNVSYNGRLNPGQTTEFGFQGTGSGPGSTPTCTAN; the protein is encoded by the coding sequence ATGCCCAGACACAGAGCGATTTTCGGGCCTCTCGCCGTCGCGGCACTGCTCGCCGTGACAGCGGGCGTCACATCGCACAGCGGTAGCCTCGGCGGCGGCGCGACGGCCGCCGACCTTGGTGTCGCCGCGGCGAGTGCCGGATGCGGCAAGGCCCCGACGCTGGCCAACGGTACGCACACTATTCAGAGCAGCGGCAAGAACCGCAGCTTCATCCTCAGAATCCCCGGCAACTACGACAACAGCCGCCAGTACCGGTTGATCTTCGCGTTCCACTGGCGGGGAGGCACCGCCAACGAGATCGAATCGGGCGGCACCAGCGGAGCCGCCTGGTCGTACTACGGCCAGCTCGAACAGTCGAACAACAGCGCGATCCTCGTCGCGCCCCAGGGCCTCAACGGTGGCTGGGCCAATTCCGGCGGCGAGGATGTCACCTTCGTCGACGACATGATCCGACGGATCGAGAACGATCTGTGTGTCGACACGACGCAGCGGTTCGCCCTCGGTTTCAGTTACGGCGGTGGCATGAGCTACTCGCTCGCCTGCTCCCGGGCGAATGTCTTCCGAGCCGTCGCGGTGATAGCCGGTGCGCAGCTCAGTGGGTGCAGCGGCGGCAACCAGCCCATCGCGTACTTCGGAATTCACGGCATCAGCGACACGGTCCTCAACATCTCGCAGGGACGGTCACTGCGCGACACGTTCGTCAGGAACAACGGCTGTACCTCCCAGAGTCCACGGGAGCCGGCGTCGGGCAGCCGGACGCACATCACCACGGCCTACTCCGGGTGCCGGGCCGGGTATCCGGTGCAGTGGGCGGCGTTCGACAACGGACACATGCCCGGCCCCGTCGACGGGACGTACACCGAGAGCGGCGTCACGACCTGGACCAAGGGAGAGATCTGGCGGTTCTTCTCGCAGTTCCAGAGCACTCCGCCGAACCCGACCACGTCGCCACCGAACCCGACCACGCCACCACCGAACCCGACCACGCCGCCGCCCGGGCCCGGCGGATGCACCGCGTCACTGTCACTGAACTCCTGGACCGGTGGTTTCGTGGCCACGGTACGGGTCACCGCCGGCACCGCCGGAACCAACGGATGGACCGTCAACACAACACTGCCGAGCGGGGCCGCCGTCACCAACACCTGGAGCGCCTCGGCCAGCGGCAACACCGGCACCGTCCAGTTCACCAACGTCAGCTACAACGGCCGGCTCAACCCCGGCCAAACCACCGAGTTCGGCTTCCAGGGCACCGGCAGCGGACCCGGCTCGACCCCCACCTGCACCGCCAACTGA
- a CDS encoding family 43 glycosylhydrolase: MLRLPDHWVWDSWYVQDDNGRWHAFFLRASRALQDPNRRHQRAAIGHAVSTDLRSWTLVADALVPADAPGWDDLATWTGCTVRGPDGRWYMFYTGVGRAEDGLVQRIGLAVSDDLTTWHRHGTEPLVEADPTWYELLDRNMWYEQAWRDPWVFADPSGDGWHMLVTARANHGAASERGVIGHATSPDLVTWTVRPPLSTPAGFGHLEVPQVAVVDGKPLLLFCTNAVADQRRGDRRIWVAEAASVLGPWDVASAQPVAHPHLYAPRLVPDGERGWALIGFLDHVNGTFVGEITDPVPFHSPWTGPDTNAAQVAAGQHR; encoded by the coding sequence ATGCTGCGATTGCCGGACCACTGGGTGTGGGACAGCTGGTACGTCCAGGACGACAACGGTCGATGGCACGCGTTCTTCCTGCGCGCCTCCCGCGCCCTGCAAGACCCGAACCGCCGCCACCAGCGGGCCGCGATCGGGCACGCCGTCTCCACCGACCTGCGTTCCTGGACCCTGGTCGCCGACGCGCTCGTGCCAGCCGACGCGCCGGGCTGGGACGACCTGGCCACGTGGACAGGGTGCACTGTCCGGGGCCCGGACGGGCGGTGGTACATGTTCTACACCGGTGTCGGCCGCGCCGAGGACGGGCTGGTCCAGCGGATCGGCCTGGCCGTCTCCGACGACCTGACCACATGGCACCGCCACGGCACCGAACCCCTTGTCGAGGCCGACCCGACCTGGTACGAGCTGCTCGACCGGAACATGTGGTACGAGCAGGCCTGGCGGGACCCCTGGGTCTTCGCCGACCCCTCCGGCGACGGCTGGCACATGCTCGTCACCGCCCGCGCGAACCATGGAGCGGCGTCCGAGCGCGGCGTCATCGGCCATGCGACCTCCCCGGACCTGGTCACCTGGACCGTCCGGCCGCCGCTGTCCACGCCCGCCGGATTCGGCCACCTCGAAGTGCCCCAGGTCGCCGTTGTCGACGGCAAACCCCTCCTGCTCTTCTGTACCAACGCGGTGGCGGACCAGCGGCGCGGCGACCGACGGATATGGGTGGCGGAGGCGGCGAGCGTGCTCGGCCCCTGGGATGTGGCCTCCGCGCAGCCGGTTGCTCACCCGCACCTGTACGCACCCCGCCTGGTCCCCGATGGCGAGCGGGGCTGGGCGCTCATCGGGTTCCTCGACCACGTCAACGGCACGTTCGTCGGCGAAATCACCGACCCTGTCCCGTTCCACTCCCCGTGGACTGGCCCGGACACCAACGCCGCGCAGGTCGCCGCCGGCCAGCACCGGTGA
- a CDS encoding endo-1,4-beta-xylanase, whose protein sequence is MNRARTLKAMVTLAVAGTLAAGMTVILAPAASAGTTLRAAAAEKGRYFGAAVATSKFSTGTYMTVLNREFNSLVAENEMKWDATEPQQGRFNYTGGDRIVSHAQANGMSVRGHALLWHAQQPGWAQSLSGSALRNAAINHVTQVATHFRGKIHSWDVVNEAFADGGSGGRRDSNLQRTGNDWIEAAFHAARAADPGAKLCYNDYNTDGVNAKSTGIYNMVRDFKARGVPIDCVGFQSHLGTSLAGDYQANLQRFAALGVDVQITELDVTQGSNQANIFGSVTRACMAVSRCTGITVWGVRDCDSWRGSDNALLFDCNGNKKPAYDAVLNALNAGGGITPSPTTPTNPTTPPPGPGGCTASLSLNSWTGGFVATVRVTAGSAATNGWTVTTTLPSGAAVTNTWSASASGNTGTVQFTNVSYNGRLNPGQTTEFGFQGTGSGPGSTPTCTAN, encoded by the coding sequence ATGAATCGCGCTAGAACCCTGAAGGCGATGGTGACCCTCGCCGTCGCCGGCACACTCGCTGCCGGCATGACCGTGATCCTCGCCCCCGCCGCCAGCGCCGGAACAACCCTGAGGGCGGCAGCGGCCGAGAAGGGTCGTTACTTCGGCGCCGCGGTCGCGACGTCCAAGTTCTCCACCGGCACGTACATGACCGTCCTCAACCGCGAGTTCAACAGCCTCGTCGCCGAGAACGAGATGAAATGGGACGCCACCGAGCCCCAGCAGGGCCGGTTCAACTACACCGGCGGCGACCGTATCGTCAGCCATGCCCAGGCGAACGGCATGAGCGTGCGTGGCCACGCCCTGCTCTGGCACGCCCAGCAGCCCGGCTGGGCGCAGAGCCTGTCCGGCAGCGCGCTACGCAACGCCGCGATCAACCACGTCACCCAGGTCGCCACCCACTTCCGGGGCAAGATTCACTCCTGGGACGTGGTGAACGAGGCGTTCGCCGACGGCGGCAGCGGCGGCCGACGCGACTCGAACCTGCAGCGCACCGGCAACGACTGGATCGAGGCGGCGTTCCACGCCGCGCGAGCCGCCGACCCGGGCGCCAAGCTGTGCTACAACGACTACAACACCGACGGGGTCAACGCCAAGTCCACCGGCATCTACAACATGGTGCGGGACTTCAAGGCCCGAGGCGTGCCGATCGACTGCGTCGGTTTCCAGTCCCACCTGGGCACCTCACTGGCCGGTGACTACCAGGCCAACCTGCAACGCTTCGCCGCCCTCGGCGTCGACGTGCAGATCACCGAACTGGACGTCACCCAGGGATCCAACCAGGCCAACATCTTCGGCTCCGTCACCCGCGCCTGCATGGCCGTATCCCGCTGCACCGGCATCACGGTCTGGGGCGTACGGGACTGCGACTCCTGGCGCGGCTCCGACAACGCCCTGCTGTTCGACTGCAACGGCAACAAGAAGCCCGCGTACGACGCGGTCCTCAACGCCCTCAACGCCGGCGGAGGCATCACACCGTCGCCGACCACACCGACGAATCCGACCACGCCGCCGCCCGGGCCCGGCGGATGCACCGCATCACTGTCACTGAACTCCTGGACCGGTGGTTTCGTGGCCACGGTACGGGTCACCGCCGGCTCCGCCGCAACCAACGGATGGACCGTCACCACAACACTGCCGAGCGGGGCCGCCGTCACCAACACCTGGAGCGCCTCGGCCAGCGGCAACACCGGCACCGTCCAGTTCACCAACGTCAGCTACAACGGCCGGCTCAACCCCGGCCAAACCACCGAGTTCGGCTTCCAGGGCACCGGCAGCGGACCCGGCTCGACCCCCACCTGCACCGCCAACTGA
- a CDS encoding carbohydrate kinase family protein, whose product MREETGERSARPAPMPVTVIGEAVVDLVPEPDGRYAAHPGGSPLNVAVGLARLDVPTRLLARFSTTALGRRLREHAAANGVDLRYAVDAAEPATLAVVSLTGDGSAGYDFYVEGTADWAWQPSELATALARRGIVHAGSLAVFLPPGADHVGAALSAAREHGMIVSLDPNVRPGLLGAPAEARARVDHLVCRTHVVKASEEDVGWLYPGHSVEQVLDHWHDLGATLGVVTLGPHGAVARSGNQLLRQAAPALEVVDTIGAGDAFTAGLLAVLSRASWRSAPSPGADLDAELSGANPSWSEEEIVAALRYAVEVAGATCARPGADPPRWQELPGHTTDSAGQASGGT is encoded by the coding sequence ATGCGGGAGGAGACAGGGGAGAGGTCAGCCCGGCCGGCTCCGATGCCGGTCACCGTGATCGGCGAGGCGGTCGTCGACCTCGTACCGGAGCCTGACGGTCGGTACGCCGCGCATCCGGGCGGCAGCCCCCTGAACGTGGCCGTCGGCCTGGCCCGGCTCGATGTGCCGACCAGGTTGCTCGCCCGGTTCTCGACCACAGCCCTCGGACGCCGGCTGCGCGAGCACGCCGCAGCCAACGGCGTCGACCTCCGGTACGCCGTCGACGCCGCAGAGCCGGCGACACTCGCGGTCGTCTCCCTGACCGGTGACGGCAGCGCCGGGTACGACTTCTACGTCGAAGGCACGGCGGACTGGGCCTGGCAGCCGAGCGAACTGGCCACCGCACTCGCCCGGCGGGGAATCGTGCACGCCGGCTCGCTGGCGGTGTTCCTGCCGCCCGGGGCGGATCATGTCGGCGCCGCCCTGAGCGCAGCCAGGGAGCACGGCATGATCGTCAGCCTCGACCCGAACGTTCGGCCCGGTCTGCTCGGCGCTCCCGCCGAGGCCCGCGCCCGGGTCGACCACCTCGTGTGCCGTACCCACGTCGTCAAGGCCAGCGAGGAGGACGTCGGATGGCTCTACCCGGGTCACTCGGTGGAGCAGGTCCTCGATCATTGGCACGACCTGGGCGCCACGCTCGGCGTCGTGACACTCGGCCCGCATGGCGCCGTCGCCCGCTCGGGTAACCAACTGCTCCGGCAGGCGGCTCCCGCTCTTGAGGTGGTCGACACCATCGGCGCTGGCGACGCGTTCACCGCCGGGCTGCTCGCCGTACTCTCCCGAGCATCCTGGCGCTCGGCTCCGTCACCTGGCGCAGATCTTGACGCCGAGCTGTCCGGGGCAAACCCCTCCTGGTCCGAGGAGGAGATCGTTGCCGCCCTGCGGTACGCCGTCGAGGTGGCCGGCGCCACCTGCGCCCGTCCGGGAGCCGACCCGCCGCGCTGGCAGGAACTCCCAGGCCACACCACCGACTCGGCCGGACAGGCATCGGGCGGCACGTGA